The Streptomyces armeniacus genomic interval CGGGCCGCGGAGCGGCAGCGCTCCGGGCTCCGGGGGCGGCGCGTCCGGAGGCGCGGGCACCGCCTCCTGCGCCCCGGGCGGGTCGTCAGCCGAGTTCTCGGGCACGGGTGTTCCATCCTTCCAGCCGTACGCGGCGGCCCTCGCACGGTGCCGCGCGCCAGTCGACGGGGACGTGCGCGGTCTCACCGGGCAGCAGGTCGAGCATGTTGTCGCCGAACGCGGCCCAGCCGGGCGCGCCGACCGGCCGCGCGTCGGTGAGGTAAAGGCCGAGCGCCGCCGGTCCGCCGGTGTGCCGGAGCCGTACGGCGGCCGTGTCCGGTGCGGCGGCGGCCTCGACGCGGGCCTCGGGCAGGTCCAGGAGCGGGGCGAGGTCGGGGGTGGTGGTGTGGACGTAGCGGTTGCCGGCCAGCGGCTGCCCGTCCGGGCCGCGCAGGGTGAGTTCGAGGAGGAACACGCCGTCGGCGGGCCGGGGCAGTTCGGCGTGCCACTCCCCCGCGCGCGCCGCCGGTACGGAGGTGGCCGGGCCCTGCCCGTACGGGGCGCCCGCCGCGAAGGTGACCTCCGCGTACGGCGCGCCGTCGGTGCGGACGATCCGCGCGGTGACCGTGGCGCCGTCGTCGCGGGTCACCCCCTGCCGCCAGGACCACAGTTCGACGGTGAACAGCTCTCGTTCCGGTGTGCTGCCCCATGTCTGGGTGGCGAACCGGGCGCACACGTGCTGCGGCCGGTACGCGCGCCGCACCCCGTGGTAGGCGGGCTTCGGATCGCCGCGGTGGTCGACGGCGCTGGTGCACCAGGCGTTCGGGAACGGCTCGTTGAACTGCCACGGGATCGCCCCGCTCGTACGCGGTGCCCGCCGCAGGTTCGCCTCCACGGCGTACCGCAGCCCGTCGTACTGGAGTTGCTGGCTGGCGCGCCGCACCGTGTCGGGGTCGTCGAGCCGGCCGCCGGGTGCCGTACGGCCGCCCCCACCGGTCTCACCGGTCTCACCGGTCTCACCGCCGAAGGCGGCGCGGACCAGCGGCGTGTTGTTCCACCAGGCGCCGAGGTGCTCCATGACGGGGTTGTCGCGTCCGGTCGGGCGGCGGCTTCCTGGCGGTACGACGGCCTCCCACGTACGCCGGTTGGCCATGCCCTCCGCGCCGAACTCGCTGTGCAGCAGGCAGGTTCCGGCGTCGTACAGCCGCTGCTGCGCGCCGTGCCCCTGGTGCTCCCAGGGGCCGTGCACGTCGTGCTGCGCGTCCGGGTCGGCGGCGACGATGTCGGCGCGGTTCAGGAACGCGGGCCCGGACGGCGAGCCGGGCAGCCAGCCGCGGTCCGGGTCGAGTTCGGCGACGACGGCCGCCAGCGCGGCGATCACCGGCGCGCCGTCCTCGGCCAGCGGGCGGGCCTCGGCCGTGTCGTGCAGTTCGTTGCCGGGGCCCCAGACGGCGAGCGAGGGGTGGTGCCGCAGGGCGGGTACGAGGACGCGCGCCTCGCGTTCCATCAGCGCCACGTACTCGGGGTCGGCGGCCGGCACGCTGTCGATGCCGGAGCTGGACAGCGCGAACTCCTGCCACACCAGCAGCCCCAGCCGGTCGCAGAGGCCGTAGAACTCCTCGGTCTCGATCAGTCCGCCGCCCCACACCCGCAGCAGCGTGACGTGCGCGTCGGCGGCCAGCCGCAGCAGATGCTCCAGGCGGTCGGGGCGCGGCACGCCGTGACAGGCGTCCTGCGGCACCCAGTTCCAGCCCTTCACGTGGACGCGGCGGCCGTTGACCTCCGGGGTGTACGACAGCGCGCCGTCCGGGGCACCGGGGTTGGGCACCAGCCGTACGCGGCGGAAACCGGTCTCCCTGCGCACGGGGGCGCCGGCGGTCCGTCCGTCCGCGTCCTCGATGGTGATCTCGACCGCGTACAGGGGCTGTTCGCCGTGCCCGTTCGGCCACCACAGCCGGGGCTCCTCGACGGTCAGCTCCAGCTCCGCGTGCGTGGCACCGGCCGCCACGGGCGCCTCGCCGCGTGCGACGACGGGGCGTCCATACGGGTCGCCCTCGCCTCCGTACGGGTCGCGTTCACCACCGTACGGTGCGTGCACCCGCGCCCGTACGGTGCCCGGCGCGCCCGCCTCCACGGCGGCCCGTACGCGTACCCGCCCCGTACGGCCGTCCTCGTCCGGCAGCGCGCCCACCCGCGTACGGCTCCCGTCGAGCCGCAGCGGCCCGGCGAACTCCAGGGTGACGGGCCGCCAGATGCCCTGGTGGATCATGCGGGGGCAGAAGTCCCAGCCGTACGTCATGCGGCTCTTGTGCACCCGCACCCGGTCGGTGCGGCCGACCTGCGGCTCGTTGGGCGGCGCCGGGTGGACGGCTACGGCCAGCAGCCGGCTGCCGCCGTCCGCGAACCACTCCGTGACGTCGGCCTCGAACGGCGTGAACATCCCGGTGTGCCGGGCCACTTCGACGCCGTCGACGAGGACGGTGGCCTCGTGGTCGACGCCGTCGAAGCGCAGCAGCGCGCGCGTCCCCGCGGGCAGCGGCGGCGCGGTGACCGTCCGGCGGTAGAGCCAGGTGCGCTGCGGCACCCACTCGGCGGCCAGCGAGCCGGTGCCCGCGTACGGGTCGGGCACCAGCCCGGCGCGGTGCACGTCGTCCAGCACCGAGCCGGGCACGCGCGCGTCGGCCCAGCCCGGTTCGCCGGCCGGCCGGCCGGGCCCGCACAGCCAGCGCCAGGTGTCCCCGAGACAGCCGCGCAGCTGCCAGCCGCCGTCGAGCGGGAGGGCACTCGGCGTCATGCCCCGCCGTCCCCCTCGGCGCCCGCGCTCTCGTCGCTGTCGGAGGCTCCGCCCGCGGACCCGGCGGACTCGGGTTCGCGTTCCAGCAGATCCGTCTCCACGACGGGCAGTTGCGTGTCGCGCGGCACCCGGAACGTCTTGATCTCGTGCGCGCCGAAGGCGCTCTCGATCACCCGCCCCCCGTACGCGGGCAGCGCGATCCGCGCCGTCGTCGGCTCACCCGCCGACTCGTACGCGCGCACCACCAGGTCCCCGGCGCCGTCCTCGTCGCCCTTCAGCACGGTGACGAGGACGCTGCCGCCGCCGTCGTCCGCGTGCGCGGCCCGCTGCGCCAACGGCCCCTCGTGGAACGTCTCCAGGAGCGCGAACGGCGGCTGGTTCAGCTCCGCCGCACGGCGCGCCAGCCCTGCCGTACGCCCCTGCTCCCCCTCGTGCGGGAGCAGCAGCAGCCGGAAGTCCTGGCGGCCCTGGTCGAGGTAGTCGTAGACGCCGTCGGGGTCGAGTTGCTTCGGCTCGTGCCAGGCGTACGCGGGGCTGCGCAGCGCGGTGACGCCGATCTCGCCGCCGGTCACGTCGTGCCCGTACTTGCCGTCGTTGGCCACCGCCAGCCCGGCGCGCCGCCCGCCGGGCAGGGTGCCGGTGACGTCGACCCAGCCCTGCGCGGGCTCCTCGGTGCCGTCGGGGGTGCGCTCCAGATGCCCGTACGGGATCTCGTGCGTGGCGGTGACGTCCGTGAGCGCCGTGGGGAAGCGGAGCTTGAGCAGCTTCAGCTGCTCGTGCCAGTCGACGGTCGTCCGCACCTCGACCTGCCGGGAGCCGGCGGACAGCAGGAGTTCCTCGGTGAGCGTGGACCGCTCGTAGGTGCTCTCGACGCGCACCGCGACCCGTACGGGGCCGTGTTCGGTGACGCGCACCCTGCGGCACCGGAAGACTCCGGCGACCCGGTCGTAGGCGCGGACGCGGTGGCCCCAGGTGTCGGACTGGTCGTCGATGACGACGGCGTGCGGCGCGGGGTCGGGCGGGAGGAGTTCGGCGCCGGCGTCCTTGTCGTACAGGGAGCCGAGCCAGCCGGTGCGCGGGTCGACGGTGAGCCGCAGGTGCTCGTTCTCCAGCGTGTGTCCGGCGCTCGTCTCCGTCACCGAGACGGGGCCCGAGTCCGCCGCGGGCGCGGCGCCGGACTCCAGGTGGTAGACGCGGTGGCCGAGCGGCGGCACGGCGGCGCGGAACGCGACCCGCCCGCGGCTGCCGTTCATCGTGGCCTCCGAACGGACCTGCTGCAGCGGCACCGCCTCTCCCTCGTCGTCGGTGAGCCGGGAGACGGCCGCGCGGCCGAACTCGGCCTCGACGTCCGTGTGCAGCTCCCACGGGTGCGGGTTGAACACCACCAGCGGCACCGTGTCCTCGCGCAGCGGGATGTCGATACGGCGGGCGACGGCCTGCACCGAGCGGTTGAACACGTCGGCGGCCAGCGAGCGGGCGCGGCCGTAGTCGTCGCGGGCGTCGTCGTACGCGGAACGGATGGAGGTGCCCGCGAGGATGTCGTGGAACTGGTTGAACAGCACCAGCTTCCACGCCTCGGCGAACTCCCGGTGCGGGTAGCTCTCCCCCGCGACCGCCCCGGCGACCGCCGCCCACTTCTCGGCACGCTGGAGCTCGTTCTCGGCGCGGCGGTTCCACGCCTTGACGCCGGAGTGCGCGGAGTAGCAGCCGGGGCCGTGGTGCTGGAGTTCGCCCACGTGTACGGGGATGTCGTCGCGGTCGCGGATGCGCGCGTGGTACGCCTCCGGGTGGCTGAGCGCGAGCTTCGGCAGGCCGCCGAGCGCGTCGAGCCGCCGGACGCTGTCCAGGTTGGCGCGGGTGGGGCCGCCGCCGTGGTTGCCGACGCCGTAGAACACCATCAGCTCCGGCTGGTCCGGCGGCATGATGGCGAGCGCCTTGTCGAGGTGGCCGCCGATGTCCTGGCCGGGGCTGCAGTACTCGTGCGGCAGCCGGTACGCGAGCACACGCGAGCCGTCCGGCGCCTCCCAGTGGAAGAACTGGCCGGGCAGCGCCTGCTCGTGCGGCCCGGGGCGCAGGAAGACGTAGCCCTCCAGGCCGGACTTGCGCAGCAGCTGCGGCAGCATGGCGTTGTGCCCGAACGGGTCGAGGTTGCAGCCGATGGTGGCGGCGGCCCCGAACCGGTCGATCAGGTACCGCTGGCCGTACAGCGCCTGCCGTACGAACGACTCTCCGGACGGCACGTTGCAGTCCGGCTCGATCCACCAGCCGCCGACGATCTGCCAGCGGCCCTCGCCGACGCGCTTGCGGATGGTGTCGAACAGCTCCGGGTCGTGCCGTTCGATCCACTCCAGGTACATCACGGAGTCGCAGGTGAACACGGCGTCGGGGTACTCCTCCAGGCGGTCGGCCGCGGACCGGAACGTGGCGCGCACCTCCTGCAGCCCCTCCGGCCAGCGCCACAGCCAGACGGGGTCTATGTGGGCGTTGCCGACGAGGTGCAGGGTGCGGCCGCGCGAGCTGGGGTTCTGGCTGGTCATACGGAGGTCTCCTGGCAGTCGTGCCCGGTCCCGTCGGCCCGGGGGCTGATGTCCGTCCCGTCGGTGCCGGGCGCGGTGTCGGTCGTACGGGGCGGAGCGCCGGTCGTGCCGTCGGCCGTGGCGCCGGTCGTGCCGTCGGTCGCGGCCGCCCAGGCGTCGACGCGCTCGCTGAGCAGGTGGAGCAGCAGCAGGTGCATCTCCTGGATGCGGGCGGTGGCCGTCGCGGGGACGATCACCGCGTGGTCGGCGTGCTCCGCCGCGGGCCGTCCGCCCTGCTCGCCGCCGCCGAACAGCACGGTGACCGCGCCCGCGGCGCGCGCCGCGGCGAGGCCCTGTACGACGTTGGGCGAGCGGCCCGACGTGGTGAAGCCGATGACCATGTCGCCGGGGCGGGCCAGCGCCCGCACCTGGCGGGCGAACAGCTCGTCGAAGTCGTAGTCGTTCGCGATACAGCTCACCACCGAAGGGTCGGTGGTGAGGGAGACGGCTGCCAGCGGGCGGCGCTCGCGGAGGTAGCGGCCGATCAGTTCGGCGGCGAGGTGCTGGGCGTCGGCGGCGCTGCCGCCGTTGCCGAAGGTGTAGAGGCGGCCGTCGCGCGCGTACACGTCGATGAGGTCGCGTGCCACCCGGTCCAGCGCGGGCAGCAGCGCTCTGGTGCCTTCCGCCGCGTCGAGGTGGTCGGCGAGCTGTCGTGTGAGGGCGTCGTGCATGGTGCTCCAGAGCGAGTGAGGGCTGTCGTCGTACGTGCTGTCGCACGGGCGCCGGTACGGGCACGGGCGCGGGCGTGCGTCAGGGGGCGGCCGGTTCGGGCGGCTCCGGTCCGGGCGGTGCGGTCCCCGGCACGGGCGCGGGCGTGCCGTCCGGCGCGAGCGCGGAGTCCGGGGCGAGCCGTTCCAGCGCTATGGCCGCCGCGCCGAGCACGCCCGCCCGGTCGCCGCCGGACGCCCGCACGATGCGTACGGCCCGTGCCGCCGGGCCCATGGCCTGCGCGGCGACCAGCCGCCGTACGGGCTCCAGCAGCCGGTCCCCCGCCCGGGTGACGCCGCCGCCGAGGACCACCAGCTCCGGTTCGAAGAGGTTGACGAGGGAGGTGAGGCCGTTGCCGAGCGCGTCCACAGTGTCGGCCCACACCTGCGTGGCCACCGGGTCGCCCTGCCGTGCGGCGGCGGCGACCTCGGCGGCGGTGAGGTGTTCGTACGCGGCGAGCGCGGTGGCCGTACCCCGTGCGCGTGCCGCTTCGACGGCCTCGGTGGCGCGTTCGGCGATGGCGGTGCCGGAGGCGTACGCCTCGAGGCAGCCCGTACGGCCGCAGCCCTTGCAGGGCCTGCCGTCCGAGCGGACGGTGACGTGCCCGGGCTCGCCTCCGTTGCCCGCGCCGCCGCGGAAGGTGCGGCCGTCGAGGACGAGGCCGCCGCCGATGCCGGTGGACACCGTCAGATACAGCACGTGGCGGCAGCCGCGGCCGGCGCCGAAGCGCCACTCGCCGGCGGCGCCGGCCGTGCCGTCGTTGTCCAGCACGGTCGGCAGGCCGAAGTGGTCGCGGGCGAGCCGGACGATGGGCACGTCCACCCAGCCCGGCAGGTGGGGCGGCCGGATCAGCACGCCGGCGGCGGAGTCCAGCGGGCCGCCGCAGCCGATGCCGGTGCCGAGGAGCGCGCCGGCCGCGGTCCCCGCGTCGGCCAGTGCCTTGTCGCCCAGCTCGAACAGCCGCCTGAGCGCGGCGGCCGTACCGTCCTCGACCCGGGTGGGGCAGGTGGCGAAGGACAGCGCACGGCCGTCCGCCGCCACCACCCCGGCGGCCAGCTTGGTGCCGCCGATGTCCAGGGCGAGTACGGCCTGCCCGGCCGGCGAGGGCCCGGCCTCCCCGGGCTCGGCCTCCCCAGTGGTGCGGTGGTGCGTCATCAACCCTTCCGTCCTGTCGTGGCGATACCGGAGACGAAGTACCGCTGGCCGAGGAAGAAGACGAGGATCATCGGCAGGGTGACCACGACGCTGGCCGCGCACACGATCTCCCAGCGCATCTCGCCTCCCTCCCCGAACTGGTCGAGCACCGCCTTGAGTCCGCGCGGCACGGTGTACAGATCGGGATCGCGGAGGTAGATCAGCGGCCGTACCAGGTCGGTCCACGCCGCCTGCACCTCGAAGACGAAGGTGACGACGAGGGCGGGGCGGCACAGTGGTACGGCGATCCGCCAGAACATGGCCCAGTAGCTGGCGCCGTCCAGCCGGGCCGCCTCGAACAGCTCCCGCGGCAGCCCGAGGAAGAACTGCCGGAGCAGGAAGATGTAGAAGGCGCTGCCGAACAGGTTGGGCGCCCACAGCGGGATCTGGCTGCTGGCCAGATGCAGCCAGTTCCAGATCAGGTACTGCGGCACCATCGTGACCACCGCGGGCAGCATCATCGTGGCGATCACCAGGCCGAACAGCGCGTTGCGGCCCGGGAATCGGAAGTACGCGAAGCCGAACGCCACCACGGAGCTGCTGATCGTCACGGCGGTCGCGGCGGCCAGCGTCACCGCGGCGCTGTTGCCCAGCCAGGTGAGCAGCTGCACCTCGTCCCAGATCCGCGTGTAGTTCTCGAACTGCCAGGTGTCCGGGATCAGTTCGTTGTCGAAGACGCGCTCGGACGGCTTCAGCGACGCGCTGATCAGCCACAGGAACGGGTAGATGAAGATCACGGAGGCGCCGGTGAGCGCGAGCAGCCGCAGCGGCCGGCCGAGTATCCCGGGCCGCTTCCGCGCACCGTGGCGCGGCGGCCGTACGGCGGTGGTGGCGGCGTCGTCCGCGGCCTGCTCGCTGCCGCCCGGAGGGAGGGTGGTGAGGCCGGTCATCGGGTGTCTCCCTCGTAGTAGACGAAGCGCTTGCTCACCTTCACCTGGATGATCGTGATGACGAGGATCACCAGGAACAGCAGCCAGGACAGCGCGGAGGCGTATCCCATGTGCATGAACTGGAACGCCTGCTGGAAGAGGTAGACGACGTAGAACAGCGCCGCCTCGTGGCTGTACGTCTGCGCGTTCGAGGTGCCGAAGAACGCGGTGTACGCCTCCGTGAACGTCTGCAGTGACGCGATCGTGTTGACGATCAGGGTGAAGAACAGGGCGCCGGAGATCTGCGGCAGCGTCACGTGCCGGAACGCCTTCCAGCGGCTGGCGCCGTCCAGTTCGGCCGCCTCGTACAGGTCCTGCGGCACGTTGCGCAGCGCCGCCAGATAGATCACGACGGTGCCGCCGAGCGCCCACAGGGTGGTCAGCACCAGACCCGGCTTGACCCACGTGCCGTCGGTCGTCCAGCTCGGGCCGGAGACGCCGAAGAAGCCGAGCACGTTGTTGATCAGGCCCATGTTGCCGTTGAACAGCAGCAGGAACAGGATGCCGACGGCCACCGAGGGCGTCATCACCGGCAGATAGAACACCGTACGGAAGAACCCGGCGGCCCGGCCGACCCGTAGCAGCAGCATGGCCAGTGCCAGGGCGAGCGCCATGGACAGCGGCACCCGCATCGCCGAGAACAGCAGGGTGTTCATCAGCGACGTGGCGACCTGCGGGTCCTCGAACAGCTGCCGGTAGTTCTCCATGCCCACACCCTTGGTGGGCCCGATGCCGTCGTAGTTCGTGAACGACAGGACGAGGCTGGCGATCATCGGGCCCGCGGTGAGGACCACGAACCCGAAGATCCAGGGCGAGATGAACAGGTAGGCGGCGCGGGTGTCGTGCCGCCGCCACGAGGCGCGCCAGCGCCGTACGCGCGCGCGGCGCTCGGCGGCGGGCGACTCCGGCGCCGGTACGGGCGTCGGTGCGGGCGTCGGTGCGGGGGCCGGCGGCGTGGCGGATCGGGTGCTCATGGCCGGGTCACTCCCTCTCCGTGTTGCCGCGGTCCAGCGCGCTCTGGGCGCGCCGCTGTCCCTCGTCCAGCGCCTCCCGCGG includes:
- a CDS encoding glycoside hydrolase family 2 protein; protein product: MTPSALPLDGGWQLRGCLGDTWRWLCGPGRPAGEPGWADARVPGSVLDDVHRAGLVPDPYAGTGSLAAEWVPQRTWLYRRTVTAPPLPAGTRALLRFDGVDHEATVLVDGVEVARHTGMFTPFEADVTEWFADGGSRLLAVAVHPAPPNEPQVGRTDRVRVHKSRMTYGWDFCPRMIHQGIWRPVTLEFAGPLRLDGSRTRVGALPDEDGRTGRVRVRAAVEAGAPGTVRARVHAPYGGERDPYGGEGDPYGRPVVARGEAPVAAGATHAELELTVEEPRLWWPNGHGEQPLYAVEITIEDADGRTAGAPVRRETGFRRVRLVPNPGAPDGALSYTPEVNGRRVHVKGWNWVPQDACHGVPRPDRLEHLLRLAADAHVTLLRVWGGGLIETEEFYGLCDRLGLLVWQEFALSSSGIDSVPAADPEYVALMEREARVLVPALRHHPSLAVWGPGNELHDTAEARPLAEDGAPVIAALAAVVAELDPDRGWLPGSPSGPAFLNRADIVAADPDAQHDVHGPWEHQGHGAQQRLYDAGTCLLHSEFGAEGMANRRTWEAVVPPGSRRPTGRDNPVMEHLGAWWNNTPLVRAAFGGETGETGETGGGGRTAPGGRLDDPDTVRRASQQLQYDGLRYAVEANLRRAPRTSGAIPWQFNEPFPNAWCTSAVDHRGDPKPAYHGVRRAYRPQHVCARFATQTWGSTPERELFTVELWSWRQGVTRDDGATVTARIVRTDGAPYAEVTFAAGAPYGQGPATSVPAARAGEWHAELPRPADGVFLLELTLRGPDGQPLAGNRYVHTTTPDLAPLLDLPEARVEAAAAPDTAAVRLRHTGGPAALGLYLTDARPVGAPGWAAFGDNMLDLLPGETAHVPVDWRAAPCEGRRVRLEGWNTRARELG
- a CDS encoding alpha-mannosidase, coding for MTSQNPSSRGRTLHLVGNAHIDPVWLWRWPEGLQEVRATFRSAADRLEEYPDAVFTCDSVMYLEWIERHDPELFDTIRKRVGEGRWQIVGGWWIEPDCNVPSGESFVRQALYGQRYLIDRFGAAATIGCNLDPFGHNAMLPQLLRKSGLEGYVFLRPGPHEQALPGQFFHWEAPDGSRVLAYRLPHEYCSPGQDIGGHLDKALAIMPPDQPELMVFYGVGNHGGGPTRANLDSVRRLDALGGLPKLALSHPEAYHARIRDRDDIPVHVGELQHHGPGCYSAHSGVKAWNRRAENELQRAEKWAAVAGAVAGESYPHREFAEAWKLVLFNQFHDILAGTSIRSAYDDARDDYGRARSLAADVFNRSVQAVARRIDIPLREDTVPLVVFNPHPWELHTDVEAEFGRAAVSRLTDDEGEAVPLQQVRSEATMNGSRGRVAFRAAVPPLGHRVYHLESGAAPAADSGPVSVTETSAGHTLENEHLRLTVDPRTGWLGSLYDKDAGAELLPPDPAPHAVVIDDQSDTWGHRVRAYDRVAGVFRCRRVRVTEHGPVRVAVRVESTYERSTLTEELLLSAGSRQVEVRTTVDWHEQLKLLKLRFPTALTDVTATHEIPYGHLERTPDGTEEPAQGWVDVTGTLPGGRRAGLAVANDGKYGHDVTGGEIGVTALRSPAYAWHEPKQLDPDGVYDYLDQGRQDFRLLLLPHEGEQGRTAGLARRAAELNQPPFALLETFHEGPLAQRAAHADDGGGSVLVTVLKGDEDGAGDLVVRAYESAGEPTTARIALPAYGGRVIESAFGAHEIKTFRVPRDTQLPVVETDLLEREPESAGSAGGASDSDESAGAEGDGGA
- a CDS encoding D-sedoheptulose-7-phosphate isomerase — its product is MHDALTRQLADHLDAAEGTRALLPALDRVARDLIDVYARDGRLYTFGNGGSAADAQHLAAELIGRYLRERRPLAAVSLTTDPSVVSCIANDYDFDELFARQVRALARPGDMVIGFTTSGRSPNVVQGLAAARAAGAVTVLFGGGEQGGRPAAEHADHAVIVPATATARIQEMHLLLLHLLSERVDAWAAATDGTTGATADGTTGAPPRTTDTAPGTDGTDISPRADGTGHDCQETSV
- a CDS encoding ROK family protein — its product is MTHHRTTGEAEPGEAGPSPAGQAVLALDIGGTKLAAGVVAADGRALSFATCPTRVEDGTAAALRRLFELGDKALADAGTAAGALLGTGIGCGGPLDSAAGVLIRPPHLPGWVDVPIVRLARDHFGLPTVLDNDGTAGAAGEWRFGAGRGCRHVLYLTVSTGIGGGLVLDGRTFRGGAGNGGEPGHVTVRSDGRPCKGCGRTGCLEAYASGTAIAERATEAVEAARARGTATALAAYEHLTAAEVAAAARQGDPVATQVWADTVDALGNGLTSLVNLFEPELVVLGGGVTRAGDRLLEPVRRLVAAQAMGPAARAVRIVRASGGDRAGVLGAAAIALERLAPDSALAPDGTPAPVPGTAPPGPEPPEPAAP
- a CDS encoding carbohydrate ABC transporter permease, whose product is MTGLTTLPPGGSEQAADDAATTAVRPPRHGARKRPGILGRPLRLLALTGASVIFIYPFLWLISASLKPSERVFDNELIPDTWQFENYTRIWDEVQLLTWLGNSAAVTLAAATAVTISSSVVAFGFAYFRFPGRNALFGLVIATMMLPAVVTMVPQYLIWNWLHLASSQIPLWAPNLFGSAFYIFLLRQFFLGLPRELFEAARLDGASYWAMFWRIAVPLCRPALVVTFVFEVQAAWTDLVRPLIYLRDPDLYTVPRGLKAVLDQFGEGGEMRWEIVCAASVVVTLPMILVFFLGQRYFVSGIATTGRKG
- a CDS encoding carbohydrate ABC transporter permease, whose amino-acid sequence is MSTRSATPPAPAPTPAPTPVPAPESPAAERRARVRRWRASWRRHDTRAAYLFISPWIFGFVVLTAGPMIASLVLSFTNYDGIGPTKGVGMENYRQLFEDPQVATSLMNTLLFSAMRVPLSMALALALAMLLLRVGRAAGFFRTVFYLPVMTPSVAVGILFLLLFNGNMGLINNVLGFFGVSGPSWTTDGTWVKPGLVLTTLWALGGTVVIYLAALRNVPQDLYEAAELDGASRWKAFRHVTLPQISGALFFTLIVNTIASLQTFTEAYTAFFGTSNAQTYSHEAALFYVVYLFQQAFQFMHMGYASALSWLLFLVILVITIIQVKVSKRFVYYEGDTR